The genomic DNA CAGAACAACCCTCTCCAACAGAACGGCCCCATCCAGCAGATCGGCCCCCTCAGAGGGTCCCTCTCCCACAGAGGTCCCTCTCCCACAGAGGGCCCTCTCCCACAGAGGGCCCTCTCCAGCAGAACAGCCCTCTCTCACAGAACAACCTCAACTGAAGAGGGTCCCTCTCCCACAGAGGGCCCTCCTCAGCAGAACAGCTCCCTCAGAGGGTCCCTCACCTGCAGATGGCCCTCCTCAGCAGAACGGTCCCCTCAGAGGGTCCCTCTCCCACAGAGGGCCCTCTCCAGCAGAACAGCCCTCTCTCACAGAAGAACCTCAACTGAAGAGGGTCCCTCTCCCGCAGAGGGTCCCTCTCCCACAGAGGGCCCTCTCCAGCAGAACAGCCCCATCCAGCAGATCGGCCCCCTCAGAGGGTCCCTCACCTGCAGAGGGCCCTCTCCAGCAGAACAACCCTCTGTCACAGAACAACCTTACCTGTAGAGGGGAGGGCCCTCTCCAGCAGAGCGACCCTCTCCCACAGAGGGCCCTGTCCAGCAGAACGGCTCCTTCCAGCAGAACAACCTCACCTGCAGAGGGACCCTCTTCTGCAGAGGGCCCCCTCCCACAGAATAGTCTTCGGAAGGTATGTCATACACTATCTCCTGTCCTTTCAACTTCTCTAATCACTCTACATAGAAGAACCGCCCCCCCCGCGAACCCCGCCTGAGGGTGTCGAGGGGAGACCCTCGCATCGctccccccccggcccccgaGGCCAtggatgttgatgatgaccTGATCCAATACTCGGATGATGAGTAGACGGGGGCATGGCCCTATTGTTATGTTGCTAGTTGTTCTAAAACTTCAATTATAGACGTGTTTTCGGGGAGGGCAGGTTGAAGGGGTTGTCTATGTTGAGTGTGGCCATGACTGAGGTATAGATATGGCTTGATCGGATTGGAAAGAAGGATTTGATTTGGTTGCTTTGGGTTTGTGCAGCTGAGGGATGATTCATCTGGATCGCAGGTTTCGCAGGTTGCAGGTACAGTCAATAGGAGAATCCTAGATTCCATCCTTGCCGACCATGTATATCTGAAAAGCCTGCATCTCAAGGTTcaatacctctatagttgAGAGTTCTTGCCACAGACCTTGATGGTATAgaccttgacggcggcgaagccaTCTCCAATAGACCATACCAATCCTATAGTACTGTGTGTTCTTAAACAAGCTACCTTACTGGGTTAACAGCATGAGAATGGGGCATAGTGCTTGGGCTTTTTACTGCTggggtttttttcttttttgcaTTGTGTGACTGGTCTTGACTGCTGGATCCAATTGGTTCTACGCTAGTTAAATCAGCGTTCTTAAATAGACGTGTTTTCTGCCTCTCAATGTCTCAACTTCTCTGTGTTTATTGCCCACTTGAAGGCCAACTACAAGATTGAAGGGACCATCACGTTCCATGCCACAGCCACAGTGACGGAGTGGCCCCGTAAGAAAGCGCAGGCACCAACGTTGCTGGGGCAGAGCTTCTGGAAATCCGATGGAGTCTGGCTCTTGCTGCCCCAATTCACTTGCCGATTGCAGCATTGTCTTAACATGCCTCCTAGGTATGTATCGTCCGCGTTGCCACTTGATGTCGGCTGTTGCACAagttaggtaggtagcttgATGCTGAGGGAAAGGGGGTGGCACGGGGGCAATGAGCTCGTGAAGGCAAAATACACATTGAATCGACCCCCAACAATTGTTATATCTAAATAACAACGGGACCTACATAGGTCAATATCATTCTAGCTTAGATACTCTTAGCGCCCTCTAGCCTGCATGGTAAACAAGCAGCTTTTTAGCAGCCTCCTAGGCCTTAACCTTGTATTCTTGTTTCGCCACCCTCTGACAGAGTTCCTTGATGGTGTTGCCAACCCACTCAAAGTCCGTCTCGTCGAGGTATATCTgcgccgagatcctcgagtACCAGCGACCCTGGTGCCAAAACAGGGCGACGAATGTCAGGTACTCGTTCACCAGTGCCGAGAGCATCCagttgacgatgacggaggcctccttctccggaACCGTGATCGTGCCGTCCGGGCCAACGGACAGGGTCTCGGCATCCGCCCCCATGACGATCGGCAGCGCGACGTTGACCATGGCGCACCTGGTCAGCGTCTCGGACTTGTTGTCCAGGATGAAGGTCCccaggatggcggcggccttcttcccgCCGTTCTTGGCCAGGGCCCAGAGGTACTCCATGATcttgtcctcgccgccgatgctcTTGCGCCACTCGATGGAGTGCTTGACGCATAGGTTGGGGCTGTTGTCGAACGTCGCCACGAAGCCGAACCTGGTCACGAAAGGCGGCTCGCCGCTCGGCGGGAGCGGGTTGTGGCGCTGCACGCCGGTCCGTGGGACGTACCCGTGTGAGGTTGGTATCGTCGAGGGCACAAGATGATGATTCCGTTCGGAAACATAGAACACCGCAGATGCTCTGGGGGTAAAGGTCCATTTATGGCAATTACCTTGTGAATTTTTGGTGGTTAGTGGGAGGCATATCGAGAAAGGGttggggtggtggtggtgttgggggggggggggggggggggggggggggcaaaaGGTGAGTTACTTATAAAAAAATCcgggtcgagggcggcgatgtcgagagGCACCATGCCGACGCCctgggcgccgtcgacgaggctcAAGATGCCCAGCTCGCGGCACGCGGCGGTGATGGCCTCAAAGGGGAACCGGATGCCCGGCAGGCAggagacgacgtcgaagaGGCAGATCTTGGGGCGCTTGCCTTCCGCGTGGCtctgggcgacggcgtcgcggaagagggcgacaacctcgtcgtcctcgaggggGTACGTCAAGGGGATGCTGCGGGAGGAGACGAGACCGAGGCGGGTGTCGACGATGTAGTCGATAGTCTTGGCGCAGCCGCCGTAGACGGTGGAGAAGTAgaggatctcgtcgaggccgtcgggaGCCCAGATCAGGTTGCGGAGGACGGTGTTGATGCCCACGGTGGCGTTGGGGACGAAGACGGTGCAGTCGACTGGCGCGTTGATGAGATCGGCCACGGCCTGGCGAGATTCTTTGAGGTACGTGTGGTACTCCCAGCGGATAAAAGGGTCGGGGCGTGCTTCGGCCTTGTCTTGGTAAGAGCGAAGGATGGTTTGGATGTGACGGGGGATGGTGCCGAAGGAGCCTTGGAAGGAAGGAGAGTCGGGCAGTGTTAGTTGAGCTGATGAGAAGGGTTGGTCGGTCGTTCATGGGACGAGGGCATACCGTGGTTCATGTTGTGGTAAGCTGGGTCAATGAGAAATTCCTTCAACATTGGCTTGCCGAATGGGATGGAGCTCAGCTGAAGCTGGCTCGTTTCCTTGACAAGTTCGCCCATGAT from Colletotrichum higginsianum IMI 349063 chromosome 3, whole genome shotgun sequence includes the following:
- a CDS encoding Aminotransferase family protein, which translates into the protein MGELVKETSQLQLSSIPFGKPMLKEFLIDPAYHNMNHGSFGTIPRHIQTILRSYQDKAEARPDPFIRWEYHTYLKESRQAVADLINAPVDCTVFVPNATVGINTVLRNLIWAPDGLDEILYFSTVYGGCAKTIDYIVDTRLGLVSSRSIPLTYPLEDDEVVALFRDAVAQSHAEGKRPKICLFDVVSCLPGIRFPFEAITAACRELGILSLVDGAQGVGMVPLDIAALDPDFFISNCHKWTFTPRASAVFYVSERNHHLVPSTIPTSHGYVPRTGVQRHNPLPPSGEPPFVTRFGFVATFDNSPNLCVKHSIEWRKSIGGEDKIMEYLWALAKNGGKKAAAILGTFILDNKSETLTRCAMVNVALPIVMGADAETLSVGPDGTITVPEKEASVIVNWMLSALVNEYLTFVALFWHQGRWYSRISAQIYLDETDFEWVGNTIKELCQRVAKQEYKVKA